Proteins encoded by one window of Dokdonella sp.:
- the mraY gene encoding phospho-N-acetylmuramoyl-pentapeptide-transferase — MLLELADLLRNWYSGFHLFQYLTFRAIMSTLTALAVSLLVGPMVIRKLAELKAGQVIRNDGPQTHLAKAGTPTMGGGLILLAVIIATVLWMDIHSRHVWLVLGVTIAFGGIGFYDDWKKLVLKDSRGLAARWKYFWQSVFGLAVAVVLYLTAETPAETVLYLPVFKSVAIPLGIAFVPLAYFMIVGFSNAVNLTDGLDGLAIMPSVLVVTALGAFAYLAGNAVFSSYLQIPSIPGAGELAIFCGAMAGAGLGFLWFNTYPAQVFMGDVGALAVGAALGTIAVIVRQEIVLIIMGGVFVIETVSVMLQVASFKLTGKRIFRMAPIHHHFELKGWPEPRVIVRFWIISVVLVLVGLATLKVR; from the coding sequence ATGCTGCTTGAACTCGCCGACCTGCTGCGCAACTGGTACAGCGGCTTCCATCTGTTCCAGTACCTGACCTTCCGCGCGATCATGAGCACACTGACCGCGCTGGCGGTGTCGTTGCTGGTCGGCCCGATGGTGATCCGCAAGCTGGCCGAACTGAAGGCCGGCCAGGTCATCCGCAACGACGGCCCGCAGACGCATCTGGCCAAGGCCGGCACGCCGACCATGGGCGGCGGCCTGATCCTGCTCGCCGTGATCATCGCCACCGTGCTGTGGATGGACATCCACAGCCGTCACGTCTGGCTCGTGCTCGGCGTGACGATCGCATTCGGCGGCATCGGCTTCTATGACGACTGGAAGAAGCTCGTGCTGAAGGACAGCCGTGGTCTTGCCGCGCGCTGGAAGTACTTCTGGCAGTCGGTGTTTGGCCTCGCCGTTGCCGTGGTGTTGTATCTGACCGCCGAGACGCCCGCGGAGACCGTGCTCTACCTGCCGGTGTTCAAGAGCGTGGCGATCCCACTTGGCATCGCCTTCGTACCCCTCGCGTATTTCATGATCGTCGGATTCTCCAACGCGGTGAACCTGACGGATGGGCTGGACGGCCTGGCGATCATGCCGAGCGTGCTCGTGGTCACAGCACTCGGCGCCTTCGCCTACCTCGCTGGCAACGCGGTGTTTTCGAGCTACCTGCAGATTCCGTCGATCCCGGGTGCCGGCGAGCTGGCGATCTTCTGCGGGGCGATGGCCGGCGCCGGACTTGGCTTCCTCTGGTTCAACACCTATCCGGCGCAGGTTTTCATGGGCGATGTCGGCGCGCTCGCGGTCGGTGCCGCGCTCGGCACGATCGCGGTCATCGTCCGCCAGGAGATCGTGCTCATCATCATGGGCGGCGTGTTCGTCATCGAAACGGTGTCGGTGATGTTGCAGGTGGCGAGTTTCAAGCTCACCGGCAAACGCATCTTCCGCATGGCGCCGATCCATCACCACTTCGAGCTCAAGGGCTGGCCGGA
- the murF gene encoding UDP-N-acetylmuramoyl-tripeptide--D-alanyl-D-alanine ligase translates to MLNLDLADVARWCEGHLIGAAVRIGTVSTDTRTLAPGALFVALRGEHHDGHAFANAARAGGAAAVLVDHALETDLPQVVVADTLVALGDVARGVRASREARVIGITGSNGKTTVKSLTASILARHGRTHVNSGSFNNEIGLPLTLLSAPADSDYVVLEMGAGKPGDIDYLARIARPSVALVNNIAPAHLERMGSLDAIAETKGVLYAQLPADGIAVINADEAYAPRFVELAGTRRIVRFGLTTPAEIGARFEVGAPAQQFVLVTPQGETQVQLALPGRHNIGNALAAAAIAHALDVPLATIKAGLEAATPVPGRNVRIALANGAVLIDDSYNANPGSFAAAVATLAAEPGTRVLVMGDMLELGPDAPALHARIGALAKQEGIERLHAVGPLSAAAVEAFGANAAHHRDQAALVDALRAELGAGTTALVKGSHGSGMHRVVAALSADAAPGGRHAA, encoded by the coding sequence ATGCTGAACCTCGATCTCGCCGACGTCGCGCGCTGGTGCGAAGGACATCTGATCGGTGCCGCCGTGCGCATCGGCACGGTGTCGACCGACACACGCACGCTCGCGCCCGGTGCGCTGTTCGTGGCCCTGCGCGGTGAGCACCACGACGGCCACGCCTTCGCCAATGCGGCGCGCGCAGGCGGCGCGGCGGCGGTGCTGGTCGACCATGCACTCGAAACCGACTTGCCGCAAGTCGTGGTTGCCGACACGCTGGTCGCGCTCGGTGACGTCGCGCGCGGTGTGCGTGCATCACGCGAGGCTCGCGTGATCGGCATCACCGGATCCAACGGGAAGACCACGGTCAAGTCACTGACTGCATCGATCCTTGCACGCCATGGCCGTACTCACGTCAACAGTGGCAGCTTCAACAACGAGATCGGCCTGCCGCTGACCCTGCTCTCGGCACCGGCCGACAGCGACTACGTCGTGCTCGAGATGGGCGCCGGCAAGCCGGGCGACATCGACTACCTCGCGCGCATTGCGCGGCCGTCGGTCGCACTGGTCAACAACATCGCTCCAGCCCATCTCGAGCGCATGGGCTCGCTCGATGCGATCGCCGAAACCAAGGGCGTGCTGTACGCGCAGCTGCCGGCCGACGGCATCGCCGTCATCAATGCCGACGAGGCTTACGCGCCGCGCTTCGTCGAACTGGCCGGCACGCGCCGCATCGTACGCTTCGGCCTCACCACGCCGGCAGAAATCGGTGCGCGCTTCGAGGTCGGCGCGCCGGCGCAACAGTTCGTGCTGGTCACGCCGCAGGGCGAGACCCAGGTGCAGCTCGCCCTGCCGGGCCGGCACAACATCGGCAACGCGCTTGCCGCGGCGGCCATCGCGCATGCGCTCGACGTGCCGCTGGCGACGATCAAGGCCGGCCTCGAAGCAGCCACGCCGGTGCCGGGTCGCAACGTACGCATCGCGCTGGCCAATGGCGCGGTGCTCATCGACGACAGCTACAACGCCAATCCGGGCTCGTTCGCCGCGGCCGTCGCCACGCTCGCCGCCGAGCCCGGTACGCGCGTGCTGGTGATGGGCGACATGCTCGAACTCGGCCCCGACGCGCCTGCCTTGCACGCCCGCATCGGTGCGTTGGCGAAACAGGAAGGCATAGAGCGCCTGCATGCGGTCGGTCCGCTCAGCGCCGCTGCCGTCGAGGCATTCGGAGCGAATGCCGCGCACCACCGCGACCAGGCTGCCCTGGTCGATGCGCTGCGCGCTGAACTCGGCGCCGGCACCACCGCCCTGGTCAAGGGCTCCCATGGCTCGGGGATGCATCGCGTCGTCGCCGCACTCAGCGCCGATGCCGCACCGGGAGGCCGCCATGCTGCTTGA
- a CDS encoding UDP-N-acetylmuramoyl-L-alanyl-D-glutamate--2,6-diaminopimelate ligase — protein MSAGLPLRELITGAALPAAAGDVVVRGLSLDSRSVRAGDAFFALRGTRAHGIHFAPAAVARGAVVVLAEAPAEPIDAPGVPIVWIERLHREVGVIAARFHGEPSQAIRVSGVTGTNGKTSTVQLLAQALGHLGRRAATIGTLGAGLPENFHPGERTTPDAIALQGLFAEFRAAGATDVAMEVSSHALEQGRVEGTHFALAVFTNLSRDHLDYHGTMEAYGAAKRRLFALPGLRHAVINRDDAFGRELLASLPAGVRALAYGIDDAVAPVSASAIETPAGGLRFQLRLPDGEGRVATRLLGRFNVSNLLAVAGALHALGYAFEAIAATLAMLEPVAGRMNRLGGNHGQPLVVVDYAHTPDALEQALSSLRAHCAGRLVCVFGCGGERDTGKRAQMAAIAERFADAIMVTDDNPRGEDGDAIIADIVAGFADAGAVRVERDRARAIAMAIGMAGADDVVLVAGKGHERYQEVAGVRHAFDDRAVVDAVLEGRPC, from the coding sequence ATGAGTGCCGGCCTGCCCCTGCGTGAACTCATCACCGGCGCCGCTCTGCCTGCGGCGGCCGGTGATGTCGTCGTGCGTGGTCTCAGCCTCGATTCGCGCAGTGTGCGCGCCGGAGATGCATTCTTCGCCCTGCGCGGCACGCGCGCGCACGGCATCCATTTTGCGCCCGCCGCGGTCGCGCGCGGGGCGGTCGTCGTGCTCGCCGAGGCACCGGCCGAACCGATCGATGCGCCCGGCGTGCCGATCGTGTGGATCGAGCGCCTGCATCGTGAAGTCGGTGTGATCGCTGCGCGCTTTCACGGCGAACCGTCGCAGGCGATCCGCGTCAGCGGGGTTACCGGGACCAACGGCAAGACCTCGACCGTACAGCTGTTGGCCCAGGCACTCGGCCATCTCGGCCGCCGCGCAGCGACGATCGGCACACTCGGTGCCGGTCTGCCGGAAAACTTCCATCCCGGTGAGCGCACCACGCCCGACGCGATCGCCCTGCAAGGACTGTTCGCCGAGTTCCGCGCTGCCGGCGCGACCGACGTGGCGATGGAGGTGTCCTCGCATGCGCTCGAACAGGGTCGCGTAGAGGGGACGCACTTCGCCCTGGCGGTCTTCACCAACCTCAGTCGTGATCACCTCGACTACCACGGCACGATGGAAGCCTACGGCGCCGCCAAGCGACGCCTGTTCGCGCTCCCGGGCCTGCGCCACGCCGTCATCAATCGTGACGATGCCTTCGGTCGAGAGCTGCTGGCGAGCCTTCCGGCCGGGGTGCGCGCACTCGCCTATGGCATCGACGATGCCGTCGCGCCGGTATCGGCGAGCGCCATCGAGACGCCGGCCGGCGGCTTGCGATTCCAGCTTCGCTTGCCTGATGGCGAAGGCCGGGTGGCGACGCGCCTGCTCGGTCGCTTCAATGTCTCCAACCTGCTTGCCGTTGCCGGAGCCCTGCATGCGCTCGGCTACGCATTCGAGGCGATCGCGGCGACCTTGGCCATGCTCGAGCCGGTGGCAGGACGCATGAACCGCCTTGGCGGCAACCATGGCCAGCCGCTGGTCGTGGTCGACTATGCACACACACCGGACGCGCTCGAGCAGGCGCTGTCGAGCCTGCGTGCGCATTGCGCCGGGCGCCTGGTCTGCGTGTTCGGCTGCGGCGGAGAGCGCGACACCGGCAAGCGCGCGCAGATGGCGGCGATCGCCGAGCGCTTCGCCGACGCCATCATGGTCACCGACGACAACCCGCGCGGCGAGGACGGCGATGCGATCATCGCCGACATCGTCGCCGGCTTCGCCGACGCGGGAGCGGTGCGCGTCGAGCGCGACCGCGCGCGCGCGATCGCCATGGCGATCGGCATGGCCGGCGCGGATGACGTCGTCCTCGTCGCCGGCAAGGGCCACGAGCGCTATCAGGAAGTCGCCGGCGTGCGCCATGCATTCGACGATCGTGCCGTCGTGGACGCGGTGCTGGAGGGGCGGCCATGCTGA
- a CDS encoding penicillin-binding protein 2: MKRAKPANLRARLYTVLMVLVLASTALIVRAVDLQVVRKDFYQDQGDARYLRDIPIAVSRGTIFDRNGEPLAVSTPVESIWGNPQELLAAPDRLPELARALGVSLDALTERLLQRRDKEFMYLKRPVDPDAAEELLALKIPGVASERAFRRYYPSGEVLAHTLGFTNIDDRGQEGLELAFDDWLAGKPGVKRVIRDRLGHVVENVELLKEAQPGRDLTLSIDRRIQYVAYRELKAAILEHNASSGSMVILDVSNGEVLAMVNQPSFNPNAKGSAEPAFRRNRGVTDVIEPGSTMKTFTVVAALESGRWKPDTPIDTTPGRMTLPGGYTIGDIRNFGPINVTRVLTKSSNVGATKMAMSMSAEHMYDVFHRFGFGEVTGCGFPGESPGLLPVAKAWGPTEKATISYGYGLSVTPMQLAQAYAALANGGRLRQPGFVKGAINPDSAVVDPHIAGQVIAMLETVVGPEGGGLRAAVPNYRVAGKSGTSRRAIGGGYEKRYVSLFAGMVPASAPRLVGVVVIHDPGGGRGGAYFGGLISAPVFSKVMNEAMRLLDVAPDNVQRWYAGSPDMGHAIGATSLPPDYPPDEPNYEEAVPQ; encoded by the coding sequence ATGAAGCGCGCCAAGCCGGCCAATCTGCGCGCGCGCCTGTACACCGTGCTGATGGTGCTCGTGCTTGCCTCGACCGCGCTGATCGTGCGCGCGGTCGACCTGCAGGTCGTGCGCAAGGACTTCTACCAGGACCAGGGCGACGCGCGTTACCTGCGCGACATCCCGATCGCCGTGTCGCGCGGCACGATCTTCGACCGTAACGGCGAGCCGCTGGCGGTGTCGACACCGGTCGAATCGATCTGGGGCAATCCGCAGGAATTGCTGGCCGCGCCGGATCGGTTGCCGGAACTGGCCAGGGCGCTCGGGGTCAGTCTGGACGCGCTGACCGAACGCCTGCTGCAACGTCGCGACAAGGAGTTCATGTACCTAAAGCGTCCGGTCGATCCCGATGCCGCCGAGGAACTGCTCGCGCTGAAGATTCCCGGCGTGGCCAGCGAACGCGCCTTCCGCCGCTACTACCCAAGTGGCGAAGTGCTCGCCCACACGCTCGGCTTCACCAACATCGACGATCGCGGTCAGGAAGGCCTCGAGCTCGCCTTCGACGACTGGCTGGCCGGCAAGCCCGGCGTCAAGCGCGTCATCCGCGACCGTCTCGGCCATGTCGTCGAGAATGTCGAACTGCTCAAGGAAGCGCAGCCCGGCCGCGACCTTACCCTGTCGATCGATCGTCGCATCCAGTACGTCGCCTACCGCGAACTGAAGGCCGCGATCCTCGAACACAACGCTTCTTCGGGTTCGATGGTGATCCTCGACGTCAGCAACGGTGAAGTGCTGGCGATGGTCAACCAGCCTTCGTTCAACCCGAACGCGAAAGGCAGTGCCGAACCGGCGTTTCGCCGCAATCGCGGCGTGACCGACGTGATCGAGCCCGGTTCGACGATGAAGACGTTCACCGTCGTCGCCGCGCTCGAGAGCGGGCGCTGGAAGCCCGACACGCCGATCGATACCACGCCCGGCAGGATGACCCTGCCGGGCGGCTACACGATCGGCGACATCCGCAATTTCGGGCCGATCAACGTCACCCGCGTGCTGACCAAGTCGAGCAACGTCGGCGCGACCAAGATGGCGATGTCGATGAGTGCGGAGCACATGTACGACGTGTTCCACCGCTTCGGCTTCGGCGAGGTCACCGGCTGCGGTTTTCCTGGTGAATCGCCGGGTCTGCTGCCGGTCGCCAAGGCGTGGGGCCCGACCGAGAAGGCGACGATCTCGTACGGATATGGCCTCAGCGTCACGCCGATGCAACTCGCTCAGGCTTACGCCGCGCTGGCCAACGGCGGGCGGCTGCGCCAGCCGGGTTTCGTCAAGGGCGCCATCAATCCGGACAGCGCGGTGGTCGATCCGCACATCGCCGGGCAGGTCATCGCCATGCTCGAGACCGTGGTTGGTCCCGAGGGCGGCGGCCTGCGTGCAGCGGTGCCCAACTATCGCGTCGCTGGCAAGAGCGGCACCTCGCGCCGCGCCATCGGCGGCGGCTACGAGAAACGCTACGTGTCGTTGTTCGCCGGCATGGTGCCGGCCAGCGCACCGCGCCTGGTCGGTGTGGTCGTGATCCACGATCCGGGTGGCGGTCGCGGCGGCGCCTATTTCGGCGGCCTGATCTCGGCACCGGTGTTCAGCAAGGTCATGAACGAGGCGATGCGCCTGCTCGACGTCGCCCCGGACAACGTGCAGCGCTGGTATGCCGGTTCCCCGGACATGGGGCATGCCATCGGCGCGACGAGTCTTCCGCCGGACTATCCGCCGGACGAGCCGAACTACGAGGAGGCCGTGCCGCAATGA
- the ftsL gene encoding cell division protein FtsL, which yields MRVALLLLLAAAVVASSIGIVYARHESRRHFIELDRLTSERDDLNYEFGRLQLEQATWAENNRIEQIARGRLGMVSPGPAEMVVTRR from the coding sequence GTGCGTGTGGCGTTGCTGCTGTTGCTGGCTGCGGCGGTGGTCGCCAGTTCGATCGGCATCGTCTACGCGCGTCACGAAAGCCGCCGCCACTTCATCGAGCTGGATCGCCTCACCAGTGAACGCGACGACCTCAACTACGAGTTCGGACGCCTGCAGCTCGAGCAGGCGACCTGGGCCGAGAACAATCGAATAGAACAGATCGCCCGTGGGCGCCTCGGCATGGTTTCGCCGGGCCCCGCGGAGATGGTCGTGACAAGACGGTAG